Proteins from a genomic interval of Echeneis naucrates chromosome 21, fEcheNa1.1, whole genome shotgun sequence:
- the LOC115061655 gene encoding collagen alpha-2(V) chain-like isoform X2, whose product MMSFIHLRTFLFLVVSVAQVLIVTCQEGNSGDDESCTADGQVYTNRDIWKPEPCRICVCDNGQVLCDEIQCDELTNCEKMYIPDGECCPVCQIDSNTGGGGTRGGRIYKGQKGEPGDVPLVTGIRGRPGPMGPPGSPGDRGQRGNKGRPGQRGIAGYDGEPGVPGQPGEPGPPGHQTHPGGLESQMASGFDGKTGPQGMLSGSRGEAGARGPPGPTGTPGQSGPQGPPGEVGDPGHMGTSGPRGPEGPSGKPGEDGEPGKPGNAGEVGFPGSPGSRGFPGTPGPPGLKGHRGHAGPLGQKGETGAVGSKGATGPPGPMGAPGPMGPAGMPGERGRSGPGGIAGKRGPPGNVGKTGPIGPLGLNGPPGYPGTPGMKGQPGPTGVRGPEGPQGQRGETGHLGRPGPVGLRGPMGTDGGTGAKGPVGHLGPQGQGGHPGPPGPPGPQGSTGQPGIKGQLGDVGVPGFKGEAGPKGEPGPPGSQGVIGPQGEEGKRGPRGDSGSVGPPGPVGERGAPGNRGFPGADGLPGPKGAQGDRGTSGPPGPKGSLGDPGRTGEPGLPGARGLTGTPGVQGAEGKPGPLGAPGEDGRPGPAGSIGNRGPAGIMGVPGPKGFNGDPGKTGEQGSAGVPGQRGPPGKDGEVGPAGPPGPSGVAGDRGEQGPPGVNGFQGLPGNQGPPGEPGKPGDQGIPGELGAVGQIGPRGERGIPGERGELGPNGLQGPKGIPGAPGPDGPKGSPGPPGALGDVGPPGLQGMPGERGISGPSGPKGDRGAIGEKGSEGTAGNDGARGAPGPVGPLGPAGPSGEKGEPGPKGPAGPPGSRGVPGARGDPGPIGAVGFAGPPGPDGQPGVKGEPGEPGQKGDAGSPGPQGLAGAHGPPGPVGVAGLKGGRGTQGAPGPTGFPGSAGRVGPPGPTGPVGEPGPLGPPGKEGPHGLRGDHGSPGRQGERGPPGPPGSPGDKGDSGEDGPTGPDGPPGPAGTTGQRGIVGLPGQRGERGMPGLPGPAGPPGKQGSTGPSGDKGPPGPVGAPGANGPRGDPGPDGPSGSDGPPGKDGVLGQRGDRGDPGPEGLLGPQGLPGTPGPVGAPGDAGRRGEAGSRGPVGPPGSAGKRGLVGPQGPRGDKGDLGDHGERGQKGHRGFTGLQGLPGPPGTTGEQGAPGIVGPGGPRGPPGPIGPPGKEGYTGQPGPMGPPGTRGLSGEIGPEGPPGEPGPPGPPGPPGPPIAAMDDLFGGPQDYDSGPPPPPEFSEDEAMPNSNGSTILPVDPSVQATLKALSSQIDSMKSPDGSRKNPARTCDDLKRCYPMKKSGEYWVDPNQGSAEDAIKVHCNMDTGETCISANPSSIPRKVWWTSSRNKPVWFGADINRGTHFTYGNKDQPANSIAVQMTFIRLLSKEASQSITYHCKNSVGYKDERHGNMKKAVILKGSNDLELKAEGNNRFRYTVVEDSCSRANGNWGKTVFEYRTQKTARLPIVDIAPVDIGGPDQEFGIDIGPVCFL is encoded by the exons GAGACGATGAGAGCTGCACGGCGGACGGCCAGGTTTACACAAACAGGGATATCTGGAAGCCAGAACCATGCCGGATCTGCGTTTGCGACAACGGTCAGGTCCTCTGCGATGAAATCCAGTGTGACGAACTGACCAACTGTGAGAAGATGTACATCCCAGACGGCGAGTGCTGCCCTGTGTGTCAGATCGACTCCAACACCGGCGGAGGAGGGACGA GAGGGGGTCGGATCTATAAG GGTCAAAAGGGTGAACCCGGGGACGTCCCACTT GTCACTGGTATCAGGGGCCGCCCTGGACCGATG GGACCTCCCGGCTCCCCTGGAGACAGAGGACAACGAGGAAATAAAGGACGGCCA GGACAGCGAGGTATTGCGGGTTATGATGGAGAGCCGGGTGTACCAGGTCAGCCTGGTGAACCAGGACCCCCAGGTCATCAAACACATCCAGGG GGTCTGGAATCTCAGATGGCTTCAGGTTTTGATGGCAAAACAGGACCCCAGGGGATGTTGAGTGGCTCTAGG GGAGAGGCTGGAGCACGAGGACCTCCAGGTCCAACTGGTACGCCT GGTCAATCTGGACCACAAGGACCCCCTGGAGAAGTTGGTGATCCAGGACATATG GGTACAAGTGGCCCGCGGGGACCTGAGGGCCCCTCAGGGAAACCAGGTGAAGAT GGAGAACCAGGTAAACCGGGAAACGCTGGAGAAGTTGGATTCCCTGGATCGCCA GGTTCCAGAGGATTTCCTGGGACTCCTGGGCCTCCTGGCCTGAAGGGTCACAGA GGCCATGCTGGACCTCTTGGCCAAAAAGGAGAAACTGGAGCTGTTGGATCCAAg GGCGCAACAGGGCCCCCCGGTCCAATGGGAGCACCCGGACCCATG GGTCCTGCTGGGATGCCTGGGGAGAGAGGACGCTCCGGACCCGGCGGTATAGCG GGCAAACGTGGGCCGCCTGGTAACGTTGGAAAAACTGGTCCCATA GGTCCCTTGGGTCTCAATGGTCCACCTGGATATCCAGGGACCCCAGGAATGAAG GGACAACCTGGCCCCACAGGTGTCCGAGGTCCTGAGGGACcacaaggacagagaggagagaccgGTCATCTGGGTAGACCGGGACCAGTTGGCTTAAGG GGACCTATGGGTACAGATGGAGGCACAGGTGCTAAAGGCCCTGTG GGTCACCTCGGTCCACAAGGTCAAGGCGGCCATCCTGGACCTCCTGGCCCACCAGGACCTCAGGGAAGCACTGGTCAGCCTGGTATCAAAGGACAACTG GGAGATGTTGGTGTACCAGGATTTAAAGGAGAGGCAGGACCCAAAGGAGAACCT GGTCCACCAGGCTCCCAAGGAGTGATTGGACCTCAGGGTGAAGAAGGAAAACGTGGACCACGTGGAGACTCCGGGTCTGTCGGCCCTCCTGGTCCAGTCGGTGAGAGA GGTGCACCTGGTAACAGAGGCTTCCCTGGTGCTGATGGGCTGCCAGGACCAAAG GGTGCTCAAGGAGATCGTGGCACATCTGGACCACCAGGACCCAAAGGTTCTTTAGGAGACCCTGGTCGCACGGGAGAACCTGGTCTACCAGGTGCAAGG GGTCTTACTGGTACCCCTGGAGTCCAGGGGGCTGAAGGCAAGCCAGGTCCACTG GGTGCCCCAGGTGAGGATGGTCGTCCAGGCCCTGCTGGCTCCATTGGAAACCGAGGCCCTGCAGGAATAATGGGAGTGCCTGGACCCAAGGGCTTCAAT GGTGACCCAGGAAAGACAGGTGAACAAGGATCAGCAGGAGTGCCAGGTCAAAGA GGACCTCctggaaaagatggagaagttGGCCCTGCTGGTCCCCCTGGGCCATCT GGTGTcgcaggagacagaggagagcaaGGACCTCCAGGTGTCAACGGATTCCAG GGTTTGCCTGGAAATCAAGGCCCTCCTGGGGAACCTGGAAAACCAGGTGATCAA GGTATTCCAGGAGAGCTGGGTGCTGTGGGTCAGATCGGACCAAGG GGTGAGCGTGGAATtcctggagagagaggagagctgggCCCAAATGGTCTTCAGGGACCTAAAGGAATCCCCGGTGCGCCTGGACCAGATGGGCCAAAG GGTAGTCCTGGTCCCCCTGGTGCACTAGGCGATGTGGGTCCTCCAGGTCTTCAGGGAATGCCAGGAGAGAGGGGCATCTCTGGCCCATCTGGGCCTAAAGGTGACAGA GGAGCAATTGGTGAGAAAGGATCTGAAGGCACAGCTGGAAATGATGGTGCAAGa GGGGCCCCAGGTCCTGTTGGCCCACTTGGCCCTGCTGGACCCAGTGGAGAGAAG GGTGAACCTGGACCCAAAGGACCGGCTGGACCTCCAGGATCCAGAGGAGTGCCT GGAGCCAGAGGTGACCCTGGCCCAATTGGTGCCGTGGGATTTGCTGGACCCCCT GGCCCTGATGGTCAACCAGGAGTCAAGGGTGAGCCTGGAGAGCCAGGTCAGAAAGGAGATGCAGGATCGCCAGGACCTCAAGGCTTGGCTGGGGCTCACGGTCCTCCT GGCCCAGTTGGCGTTGCCGGACTGAAAGGTGGAAGAGGTACTCAGGGAGCACCA GGTCCAACTGGTTTCCCTGGATCTGCAGGAAGAGTTGGCCCACCAGGCCCAACT GGTCCGGTAGGAGAGCCTGGACCCCTTGGACCTCCAGGAAAAGAGGGACCTCATGGTCTTCGTGGAGACCATGGTTCCCCTGGAAGACAGGGAGAGCGAGGGCCACCTGGACCACCTGGCAGCCCCGGAGACAAAGGAGACTCTGGAGAAGATGGGCCCACG GGTCCTGATGGTCCTCCAGGCCCAGCTGGAACTACAGGACAGAGAGGCATTGTGGGTCTTCCAGGTCAGAGAGGAGAGCGTGGAATGCCAGGTCTTCCAGGACCAGCG gGCCCACCAGGAAAACAGGGCTCCACAGGACCATCTGGAGATAAAGGTCCCCCAGGTCCAGTTGGGGCTCCTGGCGCTAATGGACCTCGTGGTGATCCTGGTCCGGAT GGCCCTTCAGGTTCTGACGGCCCACCAGGCAAAGACGGTGTTCTTGGACAGAGA ggagacagaggagatcCTGGTCCAGAGGGATTGCTTGGTCCACAGGGACTTCCTGGCACTCCAGGTCCTGTTGGTGCCCCAGGTGATGCAGGAAGGCGAGGAGAGGCT GGCTCCAGAGGACCCGTTGGTCCACCTGGCTCCGCCGGAAAGAGAGGACTAGTG ggACCCCAAGGACCTAGAGGAGATAAGGGCGACCTGGGTGATcatggagagagaggacagaagggaCATCGAGGTTTCACCGGTTTGCAGGGTCTTCCTGGGCCTCCA GGCACAACAGGTGAACAAGGAGCTCCAGGAATTGTTGGACCAGGTGGCCCGAGG GGGCCACCTGGACCTATTGGACCCCCTGGAAAGGAAGGATACACTGGACAGCCAGGGCCGATGGGACCTCCAGGGACTCGTGGACTCAGTGGAGAAATCGGGCCAGAG GGTCCCCCAGGAGAACCCGGGCCCCCAGGTCCTCCAGGCCCCCCAGGACCTCCCATAGCTGCAATGGACGATCTCTTTGGCGGCCCTCAGGATTACGACTcgggtcctcctcctcctcctgagttCAGTGAGGATGAGGCTATGCCCAACAGCAACGGCTCCACCATTCTGCCAGTGGACCCCAGCGTCCAGGCTACACTGAAGGCCCTCAGCAGCCAGATTGATAGCATGAAGAGCCCAGATGGCAGCAGGAAGAATCCTGCCAGGACTTGCGATGACCTAAAGCGGTGCTACCCCATGAAGAAGAGTG gcGAGTACTGGGTGGATCCAAACCAAGGCAGTGCAGAAGACGCCATCAAAGTGCATTGCAACATGGACACCGGAGAGACCTGCATCTCCGCCAACCCATCCAGCATACCTCGTAAAGTGTGGTGGACCTCTTCCAGGAACAAACCTGTATGGTTTGGAGCCGACATCAACAGAGGAACACAT TTCACTTATGGAAACAAAGATCAGCCAGCAAACTCTATCGCAGTGCAGATGACCTTCATCCGCCTTCTGTCCAAAGAGGCCTCTCAGTCTATCACCTACCACTGCAAGAACTCAGTGGGCTACAAGGACGAGAGACACGGCAACATGAAGAAGGCCGTCATCCTGAAAGGCTCCAATGATCTGGAGCTTAAAGCAGAGGGAAACAACCGCTTCAGATACACAGTGGTGGAGGACTCCTGCTCA
- the LOC115061655 gene encoding collagen alpha-2(V) chain-like isoform X1, producing the protein MMSFIHLRTFLFLVVSVAQVLIVTCQEGNSGDDESCTADGQVYTNRDIWKPEPCRICVCDNGQVLCDEIQCDELTNCEKMYIPDGECCPVCQIDSNTGGGGTSTFGGGRIYKGQKGEPGDVPLVTGIRGRPGPMGPPGSPGDRGQRGNKGRPGQRGIAGYDGEPGVPGQPGEPGPPGHQTHPGGLESQMASGFDGKTGPQGMLSGSRGEAGARGPPGPTGTPGQSGPQGPPGEVGDPGHMGTSGPRGPEGPSGKPGEDGEPGKPGNAGEVGFPGSPGSRGFPGTPGPPGLKGHRGHAGPLGQKGETGAVGSKGATGPPGPMGAPGPMGPAGMPGERGRSGPGGIAGKRGPPGNVGKTGPIGPLGLNGPPGYPGTPGMKGQPGPTGVRGPEGPQGQRGETGHLGRPGPVGLRGPMGTDGGTGAKGPVGHLGPQGQGGHPGPPGPPGPQGSTGQPGIKGQLGDVGVPGFKGEAGPKGEPGPPGSQGVIGPQGEEGKRGPRGDSGSVGPPGPVGERGAPGNRGFPGADGLPGPKGAQGDRGTSGPPGPKGSLGDPGRTGEPGLPGARGLTGTPGVQGAEGKPGPLGAPGEDGRPGPAGSIGNRGPAGIMGVPGPKGFNGDPGKTGEQGSAGVPGQRGPPGKDGEVGPAGPPGPSGVAGDRGEQGPPGVNGFQGLPGNQGPPGEPGKPGDQGIPGELGAVGQIGPRGERGIPGERGELGPNGLQGPKGIPGAPGPDGPKGSPGPPGALGDVGPPGLQGMPGERGISGPSGPKGDRGAIGEKGSEGTAGNDGARGAPGPVGPLGPAGPSGEKGEPGPKGPAGPPGSRGVPGARGDPGPIGAVGFAGPPGPDGQPGVKGEPGEPGQKGDAGSPGPQGLAGAHGPPGPVGVAGLKGGRGTQGAPGPTGFPGSAGRVGPPGPTGPVGEPGPLGPPGKEGPHGLRGDHGSPGRQGERGPPGPPGSPGDKGDSGEDGPTGPDGPPGPAGTTGQRGIVGLPGQRGERGMPGLPGPAGPPGKQGSTGPSGDKGPPGPVGAPGANGPRGDPGPDGPSGSDGPPGKDGVLGQRGDRGDPGPEGLLGPQGLPGTPGPVGAPGDAGRRGEAGSRGPVGPPGSAGKRGLVGPQGPRGDKGDLGDHGERGQKGHRGFTGLQGLPGPPGTTGEQGAPGIVGPGGPRGPPGPIGPPGKEGYTGQPGPMGPPGTRGLSGEIGPEGPPGEPGPPGPPGPPGPPIAAMDDLFGGPQDYDSGPPPPPEFSEDEAMPNSNGSTILPVDPSVQATLKALSSQIDSMKSPDGSRKNPARTCDDLKRCYPMKKSGEYWVDPNQGSAEDAIKVHCNMDTGETCISANPSSIPRKVWWTSSRNKPVWFGADINRGTHFTYGNKDQPANSIAVQMTFIRLLSKEASQSITYHCKNSVGYKDERHGNMKKAVILKGSNDLELKAEGNNRFRYTVVEDSCSRANGNWGKTVFEYRTQKTARLPIVDIAPVDIGGPDQEFGIDIGPVCFL; encoded by the exons GAGACGATGAGAGCTGCACGGCGGACGGCCAGGTTTACACAAACAGGGATATCTGGAAGCCAGAACCATGCCGGATCTGCGTTTGCGACAACGGTCAGGTCCTCTGCGATGAAATCCAGTGTGACGAACTGACCAACTGTGAGAAGATGTACATCCCAGACGGCGAGTGCTGCCCTGTGTGTCAGATCGACTCCAACACCGGCGGAGGAGGGACGAGCACATTCG GAGGGGGTCGGATCTATAAG GGTCAAAAGGGTGAACCCGGGGACGTCCCACTT GTCACTGGTATCAGGGGCCGCCCTGGACCGATG GGACCTCCCGGCTCCCCTGGAGACAGAGGACAACGAGGAAATAAAGGACGGCCA GGACAGCGAGGTATTGCGGGTTATGATGGAGAGCCGGGTGTACCAGGTCAGCCTGGTGAACCAGGACCCCCAGGTCATCAAACACATCCAGGG GGTCTGGAATCTCAGATGGCTTCAGGTTTTGATGGCAAAACAGGACCCCAGGGGATGTTGAGTGGCTCTAGG GGAGAGGCTGGAGCACGAGGACCTCCAGGTCCAACTGGTACGCCT GGTCAATCTGGACCACAAGGACCCCCTGGAGAAGTTGGTGATCCAGGACATATG GGTACAAGTGGCCCGCGGGGACCTGAGGGCCCCTCAGGGAAACCAGGTGAAGAT GGAGAACCAGGTAAACCGGGAAACGCTGGAGAAGTTGGATTCCCTGGATCGCCA GGTTCCAGAGGATTTCCTGGGACTCCTGGGCCTCCTGGCCTGAAGGGTCACAGA GGCCATGCTGGACCTCTTGGCCAAAAAGGAGAAACTGGAGCTGTTGGATCCAAg GGCGCAACAGGGCCCCCCGGTCCAATGGGAGCACCCGGACCCATG GGTCCTGCTGGGATGCCTGGGGAGAGAGGACGCTCCGGACCCGGCGGTATAGCG GGCAAACGTGGGCCGCCTGGTAACGTTGGAAAAACTGGTCCCATA GGTCCCTTGGGTCTCAATGGTCCACCTGGATATCCAGGGACCCCAGGAATGAAG GGACAACCTGGCCCCACAGGTGTCCGAGGTCCTGAGGGACcacaaggacagagaggagagaccgGTCATCTGGGTAGACCGGGACCAGTTGGCTTAAGG GGACCTATGGGTACAGATGGAGGCACAGGTGCTAAAGGCCCTGTG GGTCACCTCGGTCCACAAGGTCAAGGCGGCCATCCTGGACCTCCTGGCCCACCAGGACCTCAGGGAAGCACTGGTCAGCCTGGTATCAAAGGACAACTG GGAGATGTTGGTGTACCAGGATTTAAAGGAGAGGCAGGACCCAAAGGAGAACCT GGTCCACCAGGCTCCCAAGGAGTGATTGGACCTCAGGGTGAAGAAGGAAAACGTGGACCACGTGGAGACTCCGGGTCTGTCGGCCCTCCTGGTCCAGTCGGTGAGAGA GGTGCACCTGGTAACAGAGGCTTCCCTGGTGCTGATGGGCTGCCAGGACCAAAG GGTGCTCAAGGAGATCGTGGCACATCTGGACCACCAGGACCCAAAGGTTCTTTAGGAGACCCTGGTCGCACGGGAGAACCTGGTCTACCAGGTGCAAGG GGTCTTACTGGTACCCCTGGAGTCCAGGGGGCTGAAGGCAAGCCAGGTCCACTG GGTGCCCCAGGTGAGGATGGTCGTCCAGGCCCTGCTGGCTCCATTGGAAACCGAGGCCCTGCAGGAATAATGGGAGTGCCTGGACCCAAGGGCTTCAAT GGTGACCCAGGAAAGACAGGTGAACAAGGATCAGCAGGAGTGCCAGGTCAAAGA GGACCTCctggaaaagatggagaagttGGCCCTGCTGGTCCCCCTGGGCCATCT GGTGTcgcaggagacagaggagagcaaGGACCTCCAGGTGTCAACGGATTCCAG GGTTTGCCTGGAAATCAAGGCCCTCCTGGGGAACCTGGAAAACCAGGTGATCAA GGTATTCCAGGAGAGCTGGGTGCTGTGGGTCAGATCGGACCAAGG GGTGAGCGTGGAATtcctggagagagaggagagctgggCCCAAATGGTCTTCAGGGACCTAAAGGAATCCCCGGTGCGCCTGGACCAGATGGGCCAAAG GGTAGTCCTGGTCCCCCTGGTGCACTAGGCGATGTGGGTCCTCCAGGTCTTCAGGGAATGCCAGGAGAGAGGGGCATCTCTGGCCCATCTGGGCCTAAAGGTGACAGA GGAGCAATTGGTGAGAAAGGATCTGAAGGCACAGCTGGAAATGATGGTGCAAGa GGGGCCCCAGGTCCTGTTGGCCCACTTGGCCCTGCTGGACCCAGTGGAGAGAAG GGTGAACCTGGACCCAAAGGACCGGCTGGACCTCCAGGATCCAGAGGAGTGCCT GGAGCCAGAGGTGACCCTGGCCCAATTGGTGCCGTGGGATTTGCTGGACCCCCT GGCCCTGATGGTCAACCAGGAGTCAAGGGTGAGCCTGGAGAGCCAGGTCAGAAAGGAGATGCAGGATCGCCAGGACCTCAAGGCTTGGCTGGGGCTCACGGTCCTCCT GGCCCAGTTGGCGTTGCCGGACTGAAAGGTGGAAGAGGTACTCAGGGAGCACCA GGTCCAACTGGTTTCCCTGGATCTGCAGGAAGAGTTGGCCCACCAGGCCCAACT GGTCCGGTAGGAGAGCCTGGACCCCTTGGACCTCCAGGAAAAGAGGGACCTCATGGTCTTCGTGGAGACCATGGTTCCCCTGGAAGACAGGGAGAGCGAGGGCCACCTGGACCACCTGGCAGCCCCGGAGACAAAGGAGACTCTGGAGAAGATGGGCCCACG GGTCCTGATGGTCCTCCAGGCCCAGCTGGAACTACAGGACAGAGAGGCATTGTGGGTCTTCCAGGTCAGAGAGGAGAGCGTGGAATGCCAGGTCTTCCAGGACCAGCG gGCCCACCAGGAAAACAGGGCTCCACAGGACCATCTGGAGATAAAGGTCCCCCAGGTCCAGTTGGGGCTCCTGGCGCTAATGGACCTCGTGGTGATCCTGGTCCGGAT GGCCCTTCAGGTTCTGACGGCCCACCAGGCAAAGACGGTGTTCTTGGACAGAGA ggagacagaggagatcCTGGTCCAGAGGGATTGCTTGGTCCACAGGGACTTCCTGGCACTCCAGGTCCTGTTGGTGCCCCAGGTGATGCAGGAAGGCGAGGAGAGGCT GGCTCCAGAGGACCCGTTGGTCCACCTGGCTCCGCCGGAAAGAGAGGACTAGTG ggACCCCAAGGACCTAGAGGAGATAAGGGCGACCTGGGTGATcatggagagagaggacagaagggaCATCGAGGTTTCACCGGTTTGCAGGGTCTTCCTGGGCCTCCA GGCACAACAGGTGAACAAGGAGCTCCAGGAATTGTTGGACCAGGTGGCCCGAGG GGGCCACCTGGACCTATTGGACCCCCTGGAAAGGAAGGATACACTGGACAGCCAGGGCCGATGGGACCTCCAGGGACTCGTGGACTCAGTGGAGAAATCGGGCCAGAG GGTCCCCCAGGAGAACCCGGGCCCCCAGGTCCTCCAGGCCCCCCAGGACCTCCCATAGCTGCAATGGACGATCTCTTTGGCGGCCCTCAGGATTACGACTcgggtcctcctcctcctcctgagttCAGTGAGGATGAGGCTATGCCCAACAGCAACGGCTCCACCATTCTGCCAGTGGACCCCAGCGTCCAGGCTACACTGAAGGCCCTCAGCAGCCAGATTGATAGCATGAAGAGCCCAGATGGCAGCAGGAAGAATCCTGCCAGGACTTGCGATGACCTAAAGCGGTGCTACCCCATGAAGAAGAGTG gcGAGTACTGGGTGGATCCAAACCAAGGCAGTGCAGAAGACGCCATCAAAGTGCATTGCAACATGGACACCGGAGAGACCTGCATCTCCGCCAACCCATCCAGCATACCTCGTAAAGTGTGGTGGACCTCTTCCAGGAACAAACCTGTATGGTTTGGAGCCGACATCAACAGAGGAACACAT TTCACTTATGGAAACAAAGATCAGCCAGCAAACTCTATCGCAGTGCAGATGACCTTCATCCGCCTTCTGTCCAAAGAGGCCTCTCAGTCTATCACCTACCACTGCAAGAACTCAGTGGGCTACAAGGACGAGAGACACGGCAACATGAAGAAGGCCGTCATCCTGAAAGGCTCCAATGATCTGGAGCTTAAAGCAGAGGGAAACAACCGCTTCAGATACACAGTGGTGGAGGACTCCTGCTCA